In the genome of Bombus affinis isolate iyBomAffi1 chromosome 7, iyBomAffi1.2, whole genome shotgun sequence, one region contains:
- the LOC126918913 gene encoding membrane-associated progesterone receptor component 1-like has product MAEKNDSPGSTSTSTGHESQQLLSGFIAEIVKSPINLLLVGVIAFLVYKIVKSKTKIEEPVKEIKKLPKIRRDFTLEELKKYNGTGPDGRILIAINGSVYDCTRGAHFYGPGAPYEVFGGKDISRALAKFSLETSQEYDDLSDLKTAEMESINEWNEQFKEKYDYVGKLLKPGEAPTNYSDEEDEGSQLENEAKSKND; this is encoded by the exons ATGGCGGAAAAGAATGACTCGCCGGGTTCCACCTCAACTTCTACAGGGCACGAAAGTCAACAACTACTTTCAGGTTTCATAGCTGAAATTGTAAAGAGTCCAATAAATCTCCTTTTAGTAGGCGTGATCGCCTTTTTGGTTTACAAAATAGTTAAAAGCAAGACAAAGATTGAAGAGCCCGTAAAAGAGATAAAGAAACTACCAAAAATACGACGTGATTTTACACTCGAAGAGTTGAAGAAATATAATGGTACGGGACCAGATGGACGAATATTAATTGCTATAAATGGTAGTGTTTACGACTGTACTCGTGGTGCCCACTTTTATGGTCCTG gTGCTCCATATGAAGTATTTGGTGGGAAAGATATTAGCAGAGCCTTAGCAAAATTTTCATTGGAAACATCACAGGAATATGATGACCTAAGCGATTTGAAAACTGCAGAAATGGAGTCTATAAATGAGTGGAATGAACAATTTAAAG aaaaatatgatTATGTGGGAAAATTGTTGAAACCTGGTGAAGCACCTACAAATTATTCAGATGAGGAAGATGAAGGTAGTCAACTAGAGAATGAAGCAAAATCCAAAAATGATTGA